The genomic window AAATACCCATATTGTATTGAGAGCAGACATAAATTTATCTTAACTTCAACATAACAAATCTGGTGTTAAGTAAAGAACATAGAACAGCAGTTCTTTCTCTCCCTTTGGGTCTGGGAAGTGAGTTCTGTTTCAggtaataaaatgaaaaagcatGGACAAACCCAAAGCACCTTTTAAGACAAGTTTCTGAAATGACGCAACTAGCCTCGTGCTTTGCATGTTAGAACTTGACAAGTGGCTGGGGGGTGATGGGGTACCTTACTCTTTTGGGGGCATTGTAGTTTTAACAAACATATAAGGGCAAGAATGTAATATCATGGCACATTTAACTATGGTATGTGACAAATGATGGGTTGAGACTTGAGAGGTGATAttatttttgtggtttgatggATTAGATCTTAGAGATCATGGTAAAGTTAATATCTTTacatttatggatttttttaatagtttaatatttataatgattaaatatataaaaattaatatttttaaatattgtatttaaattttgtgaataaaaagttaatattagaagaattttgtttttatttataaatttaaattcaattcgaCTTTAAATTTATCCGAATTCAACTTAAATTTATTGAAGCAATTGTATCAATTTCCCAACATTACAAAATTATTATGATGATGATATTTCAGTTCAGTACCTTTTGGAGATtcgatatatattttttctttaattttgttgGCTCAACTTGTACAAGTTGCAAGTTTATGCACAATTATTTAATGCCGTCGGCCAATTaaccataaaaaagaaagaactGAATAAAAGTCACATGAATAATACAAATTTTTAATGGGATTAGTTAATTTGATGGGTTGAATAAAACATTAATGattatttatatctttattaaaaatgatataatataatatttttttggaagGATATTTGTCTATCTTAGTAATAAATCTGAAATTAAAGATTAGGAGGCCACTTGCGCAAGTTGTAGCTATGATTAACCAATAGCAATCTAGAAAAGGAAAAAAGCTGCCTACATTCCAAAGTGAGTGTGACTGTGATTAAAACAAAAGCTAAAACCAAGTTATGTCTTGTCTTCACTCCCACATGTTGTTTCGCTGCGAATTCCACGAATATAGATGGATATTTTGGTCTCGCACTCAATATTTTTTATATGGATACGACCAGCCCAAATGTCAATAAATACCACCTCTGCCAGTCAAATAACCATTGCAGTAAGGCTTTGGAACACATGATTGCATCACTTACTCTATGGGGCCTTTGAGTGATGGTGGTGACGGGGGAAATGCATTGTGGGCTGGTATTTGAAATAGAGCCCAATCAAAACTTTCTGAATCTTTCTAGGGTTTTCGAgcctttttttgttttattcagTTTATGCAAATAAATCAAAAGACCAGGGTCTTTTGATTTGAATCAGTTTGGGTTATTTGAAAGATGGCGGAAACGATACGTACATCAGAAAAACCTTCTAATTCCTCCTCGTTGAATCCTCCTTCCCGTATCATCTGCCATGTGTATgttcttcttccttttcttcttcatttttttgtgaatttcagattatttgtccaatatttatttatttttctcaacTTTCAACTGATTTTGCACAGGTGTCAGAAGCAATTCTCGCAATACACTTGCCCTCGATGTAACTCCCGCTACTGCTCTCTTCCTTGTTACAAGGTAAGGCCTCAATTTCACGCTTTCTTCAATCAGaaattggttttttttctttttttgtttagttTGTTCTGAAATGAAACAAAAAGTTTTTTTTGTGTGATTTTTTTTACAGTCTCATAGCATTCGCTGTACCGAATCATTCATGCGAGAAAATGTAGTCGAGGAGCTGCGCCATCTTCAATCTGACGATCAAACTAAATGGAAAATGCTTGAAATTCTGAAACGTTTCCATTCCGAGGACGAAACCGAACCTTTAGATGAAGATGTTGATGGTATTTTCctcgattttttttttatgataatgggtattttccttgattttgaagtacctatatatatatttgctttgTTTGTTTGCCTAATATAAGCCTTGATTGAATTACTGTATCAATGAAAAAtgtaatttggattttttttatggCAGATTCAATTCTTTCGGATGACACTATTCAGAAGATTTTGTCAGGTAATCTTTGGTTCAAATTCTATGTATTAATTACTGTGAAAGTACTTGTCAAGTCCCTCTATTATAGGGTTGGATCAAATTAGTCCActtattattaaatggatcaatttaatcattatactattaaGAAGAATTAAATAAGGCTCATTAGTAACATAGTTAtcatttaatgtttaaaaaaattgtcatgaaaattattttttcatttgcAGCTCAACTCCAAATAGTAGATTCCCTTTGTAAAACCATAAGAAGATTTCAAAATCTTAACTCTTTTAAATTATACACGACATTTTTTAAACTTTGAATGTTAACtttgttgaaatttggttttatttgattctttttagtagtacagggactaaattgatctgTTTAATAATAGAGGGATTAATTTGATCAGGTCCCTTTAATAGAGGGACCTGCCAAGTACATTCACCTTTTAATTACATTGATTTGTCTTATGAATTTTGTGTTAATCTATGCTTGAACATAAATTTCTGTTGTTTCTTTTTTATGTAGGAGGTGAAGTTAATATCAATGATTTATCCCTTGAAGAGAAGAAACGGTTCCAAAGATTTTTGGCATCTGGAGAATTGAGTAAGATGATTGAGCCGTGGGATCCTTGGTGGTTAAAGCCTGCTGCCAGAACAATCTGTTTAAGCAAGGATGGAGCTCAACTTATACAACCTATGGCCAATCGAGAAGATCTTGAAAGCGACCAACCAAGCGATATTCCTTGTGGCCCCAAAACTCCACTTCCTTCGCTTCGTATGCTCATTTCTACGGAACCATCTCCACTCTTAGCTGTTCATTTGGTTGATATCATATATAGTTACTGCTTCACGCTTCGTGTCTACAATGGAGATTGGCAATCGGATGCTGTAGGATCAGCAATGGTGGTATTGAGTATATCATCTGTATTAGGTCAAGCTGGACAGCCTGAGACTGTGCAGGAAGCTTTGTGTTATTGCTTGGAGCAAACCTGCTCTCCGGCTTACCGGCACATCGGTGGTTTGCAATTTGGATTGGCACTTGTTGATGACATAACAAACCTACTTTCCCTTGGAAGTCCTGCGTTGATCTGTATGCTTTGCGATCTACAAAGGATGATTATGGCTGCGGGAAGGGAGTTGAAATCCGAGAAACAAAGAAAGCTGAGGAAGTCCGAAACGAAAAGCAAGCTGAAACTTGCTGAGAGGAAGGTTTATTTCATAATGTGTTGGGTTCATGAGCAACCGAACAAAGCATTGTCTTCTTTGGCAGCCATTGTGAGTGCAGAAAAGAGTTCATTGATGGAATATGGAGGCAATAAAAGTTTTTCCAGAACAGAGAAGAATGCAGCAGGAAACAAGGGCAAAGCCTTGATAGAGGAAATGTAAGGGTGTTAGTTGCTAAAataacccttttttttaataattttcaatatGGGAATTTTGTTGTACATGTACGTGAACATTTCTGATGTATATTTAATTCATATCTTAGAGGGATACTAACCAAAACAGAGTATCAGTATCCATCCATGTAGGTGTTCCATAATGTGCTTTTAGCTTAGCATTCCCAATTGATATACTCTGTTTTAAAAATGTGATGGTAAATATATTAGAAAGTAATATAGATTGAAAAGGCCTATTTGTTGTTGGGCAATAAAAGGAAAGCACCGAACGACGTCGTTGCGAAATCTATTAATTTCACAGCGCATTATTCATTTCAGGCGGTTTTAAAAGGTCTAATTCTGTCACCTAACCTTTTTCTCTTCGGGTTTTagaaatttagtccttgcccCAGGTCTTTCACactatgtttggtttggtgtattggctatgccaatacacccctaatcggtgggccccacctaatccGGCTATATTCTGTTGTTTGGTTTGATGTATTACTAATACGTGTGTAATCCATTACCTTcctaatcggtgaaaaccaccgatttctattcccctCTTTTGTCCAGATTAGCTACCGCTTCAGCAaacctccctgttttaccctccccgatcccctttgtttctcttctgttccttctaGCTTCATCCGCTTCTGGGTCTCCAGGTTACTGCAACTGTATAAGAGAAAGGCCTTTGTCTTCTAATTTCCTCATTCTGCACTTCGGTTCTCTCTCTTTGCGGCATCTATCATAGGTATGGCGACAGCCATTGCAGCCCCTGCCAACGCGTCATTGTTCATCTTCTACTCTTTTCTTcacttctaagcttcacaaatccaACACCATCCCCGACCCAAGATGAACAATTCCAAATCATATCAAGGTTCCAAGAATACCTCCGAATCAACACATCCCAACCATCCCCGAACTATAAAAAATCGACCCAATTCATCCTATCCTTAGCCGAATCCCTTTCTTTAGAAACCCAAGTCATAGAGTTCGTCCAAGGAAAGCCGCTCGTTATCCTCAAATGGCCAGGCTCCGACCTTTTCCTTCCTTCTATCTTACTCAACTCCCACACCGATGTCGTCCCTTCTGAGCGTTCGAAGTGGGATTATCATCC from Gossypium hirsutum isolate 1008001.06 chromosome D12, Gossypium_hirsutum_v2.1, whole genome shotgun sequence includes these protein-coding regions:
- the LOC107947171 gene encoding zinc finger HIT domain-containing protein 2 → MAETIRTSEKPSNSSSLNPPSRIICHVCQKQFSQYTCPRCNSRYCSLPCYKSHSIRCTESFMRENVVEELRHLQSDDQTKWKMLEILKRFHSEDETEPLDEDVDDSILSDDTIQKILSGGEVNINDLSLEEKKRFQRFLASGELSKMIEPWDPWWLKPAARTICLSKDGAQLIQPMANREDLESDQPSDIPCGPKTPLPSLRMLISTEPSPLLAVHLVDIIYSYCFTLRVYNGDWQSDAVGSAMVVLSISSVLGQAGQPETVQEALCYCLEQTCSPAYRHIGGLQFGLALVDDITNLLSLGSPALICMLCDLQRMIMAAGRELKSEKQRKLRKSETKSKLKLAERKVYFIMCWVHEQPNKALSSLAAIVSAEKSSLMEYGGNKSFSRTEKNAAGNKGKALIEEM